A single window of Acanthopagrus latus isolate v.2019 chromosome 1, fAcaLat1.1, whole genome shotgun sequence DNA harbors:
- the pus10 gene encoding putative tRNA pseudouridine synthase Pus10 — translation MLPLKEKDKPIVQKLLSAGCCARCVLRFCCVSVQAAYRKPAQDTLKELKAFISNTENPKTQDSASAESTDENNKSHDAAVSEPPEDPPSKRAKLEPGPSEEDAAAAVKLKDEESRVCVVCLGILQELCGPAQAAKIAETVKAEKYEFDTLVLSVSLPAQLCVREHSCWLHVKKELREKSIAVDRDDLIQVKEAFKWIMQGLVAKELGGVAVVTRSLFEVSVEFTHPESDADCHFLATTCSDCFKPTKNKQSVFTRMAVVKALEKIADAKFLKHYPSPPAQPTSSCIPQDVQCLHMSVFVAGRYNKFCRSLPQTPWVIDGERRMESSVEELIAAPILSSFRSDGFNFSSSGREDVDVRTLGNGRPFAMELLNPHRSRLSRAEMKQLQETINKSSEKIRVRDLQIVTREAMSRMKEGEEEKTKSYTALIWTLKPIQREDITFIDDIKDLTLDQKTPLRVLHRRALAVRQRVIHSMNTRFLDSHHFYLGLKTQAGTYIKEFVHGDFGRTKPNLCELLRTDTDILELDVESVDVDWPPSIPE, via the exons ATGCTGCCGCTGAAGGAGAAGGACAAACCCATCGTccagaagctgctgtcagccGGCTGCTGCGCTCGCTGCGTCCTCCGGTTCTGCTGCGTGAGCGTCCAGGCTGCCTACAGAAAACCTGCACAG GATACACTCAAGGAACTTAAAGCTTTCATCAGCAATACAGAGAACCCCAAAACACAGGATTCAGCATCAGCAGAGtccacagatgaaaacaacaaatcccACGATGCAGCAGTGTCAGAGCCACCTGAAGACCCTCCGAGTAAAAGAGCAAAACTGGAGCCCGGTCCGTCAGAGGAagacgctgctgctgcggtCAAGCTGAAGGATGAAGagtctcgtgtgtgtgtggtgtgtttggggaTCCTGCAGGAGCTCTGTGGTCCCGCTCAGGCCGCgaag ATAGCCGAGACAGTGAAGGCCGAAAAGTACGAGTTCGACACCCTGGTGCTGTCCGTGTCTCTGCCCGCTCAGCTGTGTGTCCGAGAG CACTCCTGTTGGCTTCACGTGAAGAAGGAACTGAG aGAGAAGAGCATCGCAGTCGACAGGGACGACCTGATCCAGGTGAAGGAGGCCTTCAAGTGGATCATGCAGGGCCTGGTCGCCAAGGAGCTGGGGGGCGTTGCCGTGGTTACCAGG AGTTTGTTTGAGGTCAGCGTGGAGTTCACTCACCCAGAGAGCGACGCCGACTGCCACTTCCT TGCAACAACATGTTCCGACTGCTTCAAACCCACAAAGAACAAACAG tcGGTGTTCACCAGGATGGCGGTCGTCAAAGCTCTGGAGAAGATCGCTGACGCAAagtttttaaa ACATTATCCTTCTCCTCCAGCGCAGCCGACCAGCAGCTGCATCCCGCAGGACGTCCAGTGTCTCCACATGTCCGTCTTCGTGgcag GGAGGTACAACAAGTTCTGCCGCAGTCTGCCTCAGACTCCCTGGGTGATcgatggagagaggaggatggagtcGTCGGTGGAGGAGCTGATCGCGGCGCCCATCCTGTCGTCCTTCAGGTCCGACG GTTTTAATTTCTCCTCGTCTGGCAGAGAGGACGTGGACGTCCGGACTCTTGGAAACG GTCGTCCGTTTGCGATGGAGCTGCTGAATCCTCACAGATCCAGACTGAGCAGAGCGGagatgaagcagctgcaggag accATCAATAAATCTTCAGAGAAAATCCGGGTGAGAGACCTTCAGATTGTTACCAG AGAGGCCATGAGCCGGATgaaggagggcgaggaggagaaaacCAAGTCGTACACGGCGCTGATCTGGACCCTGAAACCCATTCAGAGGGAAGACATCACGTTCATCGACGACATCAAG GATCTGACTCTGGACCAGAAGACTCCTCTGAGGGTTCTCCACCGGCGGGCGCTGGCTGTCCGTCAGAGAGTCATCCACAGCATGAACACGCGCTTCCTGGACTCACATCACTTCTACCTCGGGCTGAAGACGCAGGCCGGGAC TTACATCAAAGAGTTCGTCCACGGAGACTTCGGTCGCACCAAACCCAAcctgtgtgagctgctgaggACCGACACCGACATCCTGGAGCTGGACGTGGAG TCCGTGGACGTGGACTGGCCTCCGTCCATACCAGAGTGA
- the akt3b gene encoding RAC-gamma serine/threonine-protein kinase → MSDQNVVKEGWVQKRGEYIKNWRPRYFLLKTDGSFIGYKDKPQDSDLAYPLNNFSVAKCQLMKTERPKPNTFIIRCLQWTTVIERTFHVDTPDERDEWAEAIQMVAESLAKQEEEGILCSPTSQIENVNEEEMDTSISHYKRKTMNDFDYLKLLGKGTFGKVILVREKASGTYYAMKILKKEVIIAKDEVAHTLTESRVLKNTRHPFLTSLKYSFQTKDRLCFVMEYVNGGELFFHLSRERVFSEDRTRFYGAEIVSALDYLHSAKIVYRDLKLENLMLDKDGHIKITDFGLCKEGITDTATMKTFCGTPEYLAPEVLEDNDYGRAVDWWGLGVVTYEMMCGRLPFYNQDHEKLFELILMEEIKFPRTLSADAKSLLSGLLIKDPNKRLGGGPDDAKEIMRHSFFGTVDWQDVYDKKLVPPFQPQVSSETDTRYFDEEFTAQTITITPPEKYDEDGMDAADNERRPHFPQFSYSASGRE, encoded by the exons ATGAGCGACCAGAACGTCGTCAAGGAAGGCTGGGTCCAGAAAAGAG gtgaGTACATCAAGAACTGGCGACCGCGCTACTTTCTGCTGAAGACAGACGGCTCTTTCATCGGCTACAAGGACAAACCGCAGGACTCTGACCTGGCCTACCCGCTCAACAACTTCTCTGTAGCAA AATGTCAGCTGATGAAGACCGAGCGGCCCAAACCGAACACCTTCATCATCCGCTGCCTGCAGTGGACCACCGTCATCGAGAGGACTTTTCATGTCGACACTCCTGATGAGAG GGACGAATGGGCCGAGGCCATCCAGATGGTCGCCGAGTCTCTGGccaagcaggaggaggagggcatcCTGTGCAGCCCCACCTCCCAGATCGAGAACGTGAACGAGGAGGAGATGGACACCTCCATCAGCCACTACAAACGAAAG ACAATGAATGACTTTGACTATCTGAAGCTTCTGGGCAAAGGCACCTTTGGGAAAGTCATTCTGGTGAGAGAGAAGGCGAGTGGAACCTACTACGCCATGAAGATCCTGAAGAAGGAGGTCATCATAGCCAAG GATGAAGTTGCTCACACGCTCACAGAAAGTAGGGTATTAAAAAACACTCGGCATCCATTCCTAACT tcTCTGAAGTACTCGTTCCAGACGAAGGATCGGCTGTGCTTTGTAATGGAGTACGTCAacggaggagag ctgtttttccatttgtcaAGAGAAAGAGTTTTTTCGGAGGACCGCACTCGTTTCTACGGCGCTGAGATCGTCTCTGCTTTAGACTACCTACATTCTGCCAAGATCGTCTATCGTGATCTGAAG ctggagaaCCTCATGTTGGACAAAGACGGCCACATCAAGATCACAGACTTCGGCCTCTGCAAAGAAGGCATCACCGACACTGCCACCATGAAGACCTTCTGTGGAACACCAGAGTACCTGGCtcctgag gtgctgGAGGACAACGACTATGGGCGGGCGGTGGACTGGTGGGGTTTGGGTGTGGTGACGTACGAAATGATGTGCGGCCGCCTGCCGTTCTACAACCAGGACCACGAGAAGCTGTTTGAGCTCATCCTCATGGAGGAGATCAAGTTCCCACGGACCCTGTCGGCGGACGCCAAGTCGCTGCTGTCAGGGCTGCTGATCAAGGACCCCAACAaacg GCTGGGCGGCGGACCGGATGACGCTAAGGAGATCATGCGACACAGTTTCTTTGGCACAGTCGACTGGCAGGACGTCTACGACAAGAAG CTGGTCCCACCTTTCCAGCCGCAGGTCTCCTCGGAGACGGACACACGCTACTTTGACGAGGAGTTCACAGCACAGACCATCACCATCACTCCGCCAGAGAAAT ATGACGAGGACGGGATGGACGCGGCGGACAACGAGCGAAGGCCTCATTTCCCACAGTTCTCCTACTCAGCCAGCGGGCGGGAGTGA